From a region of the Solanum stenotomum isolate F172 chromosome 2, ASM1918654v1, whole genome shotgun sequence genome:
- the LOC125855512 gene encoding zeatin O-glucosyltransferase-like codes for MTQVENHEFSKLKQDEVAIVMVPFPSQGHLNQLLQLSCLISSYQLPVYYVGLATHNHHARIQANTLNSSNIAKLHFHDLPNPELISSSNLETVRDVSMLLRDPIASFIRNISSKVRRVIVVHDPMMSYNVQDVSSLLNAESYIFNCISVFSCYIMMCLFLKISGQHEEELLNKLYSFEGVSTDEAMDLSDSQHPYMDIRSGDIHNTSKVIESKYIDLMEQAEISLNKKQWAIGPILPTKFDYISNICLDWLNKQPPRSVLYVSFGTTTSFSDRQIKELTMGLEQSKQRFIWVLRDADRGDIFKGEARKVELPEGFEERVKEVGLVVREWTPQSEILAHSSTGGFMSHCDWNSCLESITMGVSIAAWPIHTDQPINGFLVTEILKIGLLVRDWGKREEVVSASTIKNVVRKLMASEEGGLIRKRAEELGEAVRQSTEKGGASQIELDSFIAHIIR; via the coding sequence ATGACACAAGTAGAAAACCATGAATTTAGCAAACTGAAACAAGATGAAGTAGCTATAGTTATGGTTCCATTTCCATCTCAAGGCCATCTTAACCAACTTCTCCAACTTTCATGTTTAATCTCCTCCTATCAACTTCCTGTCTACTATGTTGGATTGGCAACACATAATCATCATGCCAGGATTCAAGCTAACACATTAAATTCTTCAAACATAGCCAAACTTCACTTCCATGACCTTCCAAATCCTGAACTAATATCCTCATCAAATCTTGAGACAGTAAGGGATGTTTCTATGCTTCTTCGCGATCCCATTGCTTCTTTCATACGCAATATTTCATCAAAAGTAAGACGAGTCATCGTTGTTCATGATCCTATGATGTCTTACAATGTTCAAGATGTTTCTTCTTTGCTCAATGCTGAATCCTATATATTTAACTGCATTTCAGTTTTCTCATGCTATATTATGATGTGcttatttttaaagatttctggCCAACATGAAGAAGAATTGCTTAATAAGCTATACTCCTTTGAAGGAGTTTCAACAGATGAAGCTATGGACTTATCAGATTCTCAACATCCATATATGGATATTAGATCAGGTGATATCCATAATACAAGTAAAGTAATTGAAAGCAAGTATATTGATTTGATGGAACAAGCAGAAATTAGTCTGAACAAGAAACAATGGGCAATTGGACCTATTCTGCCTACTAAATTCGATTACATCTCGAATATATGTTTGGATTGGCTGAACAAACAACCTCCAAGATCAGTTCTTTATGTATCTTTTGGAACAACAACTTCATTTTCTGATAGACAAATCAAGGAGCTCACGATGGGATTAGAGCAGAGTAAACAGAGGTTTATATGGGTGCTGAGAGATGCCGATAGAGGAGATATCTTTAAAGGGGAAGCTAGAAAAGTTGAGTTGCCTGAAGGATTTGAGGAAAGAGTAAAAGAGGTCGGGTTAGTGGTAAGAGAATGGACACCACAATCAGAAATCTTGGCTCATTCGTCTACAGGCGGGTTCATGAGTCATTGTGATTGGAACTCTTGCTTAGAGAGTATTACTATGGGAGTATCTATAGCTGCTTGGCCTATACACACTGATCAACCAATAAATGGTTTCTTGGTGacagaaatattgaaaataggCCTGCTTGTTAGAGATTGGGGGAAACGCGAGGAGGTAGTAAGTGCATCCACTATTAAGAATGTTGTGAGGAAGTTGATGGCATCAGAAGAAGGTGGCCTGATAAGAAAAAGAGCAGAAGAATTGGGAGAAGCTGTAAGACAGTCCACAGAGAAAGGGGGTGCTTCTCAAATAGAGTTGGATTCTTTCATCGCGCATATCATAAGATAG